One genomic window of Paenisporosarcina antarctica includes the following:
- the recJ gene encoding single-stranded-DNA-specific exonuclease RecJ codes for MIESKKRWRMEQSDDQIVQHLQQALKLPPVSAKLLASRGFIDVDKTKAFLNMNETSMHDPYMLHDMDKAVTRIKQAIANEELILVYGDYDADGVTSTSVMMTALQLLDAQVTYVIPNRFVDGYGPSERLFKEAYEDGVNLIITVDNGISGVNEIQLAKELGMDVIVTDHHEAGEILPPADMIIHPRHPLGNYPFGELAGVGIAFKVAHALLGEVPKELFELVAIGTVADLVSLHDENRYFVQQGIKQMRESKRPAIQALCQVAGTEQNLIDEETIGFLFGPRINALGRLADAGPGVELFLSTDSVEAMSLAKLLDTHNKERQGIVSKMTEEAIAMVEAGETGLDPHVIIVAKEDWNPGVVGIVASRLVEKYYRPTIVLGLDSKKGVAKGSGRSIAGFNLYNELAKNRDILPQFGGHPMAAGMTLSIEHVEELRNRLQNQAEETLSEEDLQPVQKVDISININEIDLKSIESLKQLGPFGMGFPKPMYCIERVNITSMRKIGANQNHVKMELADGPHTLDAVGFSQGNLADELTPGIEVSFIGDIQINEWNGRKKPQFMIEDAKTDEWQLYDIRGIRQVNRWNQIIQPEQTLYLAFNQKTIQHFESLLNVSITLVSGNQPSPEPKPYIVLLDIPHDEEILETILTHIQPKRIYAHFYAPDSTYFEVMPSRDHFKWYYGFLVKRPSFDLQQHVNKLAKHKGWTTSTLFFMTEVFFDLGFVKMNNGRIDMQETAVKRDLAESMIYQSREQQMQLEQKLLYAPYMELRQWFDKRLAEQTVPEEEQQWI; via the coding sequence ATGATTGAATCTAAAAAGAGATGGCGTATGGAGCAATCAGATGACCAAATCGTTCAACATTTACAACAAGCTTTAAAACTACCACCCGTGTCTGCAAAACTCCTTGCTTCTCGAGGGTTTATTGATGTCGATAAGACAAAGGCATTTTTAAATATGAATGAAACATCAATGCATGATCCCTATATGTTACATGATATGGATAAAGCTGTGACTCGAATTAAACAAGCAATTGCCAATGAGGAATTAATATTAGTCTATGGTGATTATGATGCGGATGGAGTGACTAGTACATCCGTCATGATGACTGCTCTTCAACTACTCGATGCTCAAGTTACATATGTTATTCCAAATCGTTTTGTAGATGGCTATGGTCCAAGTGAACGATTATTTAAAGAAGCGTATGAAGACGGTGTAAATTTAATAATTACAGTAGATAACGGAATTTCAGGAGTCAATGAGATTCAGCTCGCCAAGGAACTAGGCATGGATGTTATCGTAACAGATCATCATGAAGCGGGAGAAATTCTTCCTCCTGCAGATATGATTATTCATCCTAGACATCCTCTGGGCAATTATCCATTTGGTGAATTGGCTGGAGTAGGGATTGCTTTCAAAGTGGCTCACGCCTTACTTGGTGAAGTACCTAAAGAATTATTTGAACTCGTTGCCATTGGAACAGTGGCAGATTTAGTTTCCTTGCATGATGAAAACCGCTATTTCGTACAACAAGGGATTAAGCAAATGCGCGAGTCAAAACGACCAGCGATTCAAGCGTTATGCCAAGTTGCTGGAACTGAACAAAATCTAATAGACGAAGAAACGATTGGGTTTTTATTTGGACCACGCATTAACGCTCTTGGTCGGTTAGCGGATGCAGGTCCTGGTGTTGAGCTTTTTTTATCGACAGATTCAGTTGAGGCTATGTCACTTGCTAAATTGCTAGATACACATAATAAAGAACGTCAAGGTATTGTTAGTAAAATGACAGAAGAAGCAATAGCTATGGTAGAAGCCGGAGAAACCGGGCTAGATCCTCACGTCATTATTGTGGCAAAAGAAGATTGGAATCCAGGGGTAGTAGGGATTGTAGCCTCACGACTGGTTGAGAAATACTATCGTCCAACCATTGTGCTTGGTCTTGATTCAAAAAAAGGCGTTGCTAAAGGTTCGGGTAGAAGTATTGCTGGTTTTAATTTATACAATGAACTAGCAAAAAATCGTGACATCCTGCCTCAATTTGGTGGGCATCCAATGGCTGCAGGGATGACGTTGTCAATTGAACATGTAGAGGAGTTACGTAATCGACTTCAAAACCAAGCCGAGGAAACATTATCTGAAGAAGATCTGCAACCTGTTCAAAAAGTCGATATTTCTATTAATATAAACGAAATTGATTTAAAGTCGATCGAGTCATTAAAACAACTGGGTCCCTTTGGAATGGGTTTTCCAAAACCCATGTACTGCATCGAACGAGTAAACATAACTTCTATGAGAAAAATTGGAGCTAATCAAAATCATGTGAAAATGGAACTAGCGGATGGACCACATACTTTGGATGCGGTTGGTTTTAGCCAAGGAAATTTAGCAGATGAATTAACACCTGGTATTGAAGTATCATTTATTGGTGATATTCAAATTAATGAATGGAATGGCCGCAAAAAACCACAGTTCATGATTGAAGATGCGAAGACCGATGAATGGCAACTATATGATATTCGAGGAATACGCCAAGTGAACAGGTGGAATCAAATAATTCAGCCTGAACAAACCCTTTACCTGGCATTTAATCAAAAAACAATTCAACATTTTGAGTCATTATTAAATGTTAGCATCACGCTAGTTTCTGGAAACCAACCGAGTCCAGAACCAAAACCATATATCGTCTTACTCGATATTCCACATGATGAAGAAATTTTGGAAACAATATTGACACATATTCAACCAAAACGGATTTATGCTCATTTTTATGCACCTGATTCCACCTACTTTGAAGTTATGCCTAGTCGTGATCATTTCAAATGGTATTATGGATTTTTAGTAAAACGCCCTTCATTTGATCTACAACAACACGTAAATAAGTTAGCTAAACATAAAGGGTGGACAACGAGCACATTATTTTTCATGACAGAGGTGTTTTTTGACCTAGGTTTTGTTAAAATGAACAATGGACGAATTGACATGCAAGAAACAGCTGTGAAACGAGATCTTGCGGAGTCGATGATCTATCAATCACGAGAACAGCAAATGCAACTTGAACAAAAGTTGTTATATGCACCATATATGGAACTAAGACAATGGTTTGATAAACGCTTAGCCGAGCAGACCGTTCCTGAGGAGGAGCAACAATGGATTTAA
- the dtd gene encoding D-aminoacyl-tRNA deacylase, which yields MKVVLQRSLHAKVEVNGEVTGQINKGFVLLVGITHEDTQEDVRYLAEKIANLRLFEDHEGKMNRSIFEENGAILSISQFTLYGDTKKGRRPSFSEAAKPEVAKPLWDLFNDELRQKNLQVETGVFGAMMNVTLTNDGPVTLIVESK from the coding sequence ATGAAAGTCGTATTACAGAGAAGTTTACATGCAAAAGTGGAAGTCAATGGGGAAGTCACGGGGCAAATTAATAAAGGTTTTGTCCTGTTAGTCGGCATCACACATGAAGACACACAAGAAGATGTTAGATACTTAGCAGAAAAAATAGCTAATCTACGTTTATTTGAAGATCATGAAGGTAAAATGAATCGATCCATTTTTGAAGAGAATGGGGCAATATTATCTATTTCTCAGTTCACACTATATGGTGATACGAAAAAAGGCAGACGCCCTAGTTTTAGTGAAGCGGCTAAACCTGAAGTTGCAAAACCACTTTGGGATTTATTTAACGATGAGCTACGTCAAAAAAATCTTCAAGTTGAGACCGGCGTCTTTGGAGCAATGATGAATGTAACCTTAACTAACGACGGCCCAGTAACATTAATTGTTGAATCAAAATGA
- a CDS encoding RelA/SpoT family protein has product MAKDQVFTAEEVFSLVATYMNDNHVEFVKKSYEMAEYAHREQFRKSGEPYIIHPIQVAGILAQLQMDPETVAGGFLHDVVEDTDIHREDIVREFSEEVALLVEGVTKLSKIKFMSKEEQQAENHRKMFVAMAQDIRVILIKLADRLHNMRTLKFQPVEKQLIKASETLEIFAPLAHRLGISTIKWELEDISLRYLNPQQYYRIVNLMKRKRNEREDYLNNVMEGIKVELKNVEIAADLFGRPKHIYSIYKKMVVQDKQFNEIYDLLAVRITVNSIKDCYAVLGIIHTLWKPMPGRFKDYIAMPKQNLYQSLHTTVVGPQGDPLEVQIRTEDMHRIAEFGLAAHWAYKEGKKVESSNKSVDTKLTWFREILEYQNDSSNAEEFMESLKFDLFSDMVYVFSPKGDVMELPAGSVPIDFAYRIHSEIGNKTIGSKVNGKMVPLDTKLKTGDIVEILTSKQSFGPSRDWLKIAQSSQAKNKIKQFFKKQLRDDNVHKGREMIEKEIKAQEFDIKEVLNNENIKRVCAKYNFTSEEDMFAAVGFNGITAQQVVNRLAEKMRKIREQEEALEKITKEMHTPLVRKVTESGVIVKGIDNLLIRLSRCCRPVPGDEIVGFITKGRGVSVHRNDCPNVVVAKGNERIIEVEWSDQLTTMNRKEYQVDIEISAFDRAGLLNEVMQVVNESKTNISAVSGKADRDKIATIHMTLMITNTAHLIKIVERIKQIPDIHSVQRMTN; this is encoded by the coding sequence ATGGCGAAAGACCAAGTATTTACAGCTGAAGAAGTGTTTTCATTAGTCGCTACTTACATGAATGACAATCACGTAGAGTTTGTCAAAAAGTCATATGAAATGGCGGAGTATGCTCACAGAGAACAATTCAGAAAATCGGGAGAGCCTTATATTATTCACCCGATACAAGTAGCAGGGATATTAGCACAACTTCAAATGGATCCCGAAACAGTAGCTGGAGGGTTTTTACATGATGTCGTAGAAGATACCGACATCCATAGGGAAGATATCGTACGTGAATTTAGTGAAGAAGTTGCACTTTTAGTGGAAGGTGTCACGAAGTTAAGCAAAATTAAATTTATGTCAAAAGAAGAACAGCAAGCTGAAAATCATCGTAAAATGTTTGTTGCCATGGCCCAAGATATTCGCGTCATATTAATAAAATTAGCAGACCGGTTACATAATATGCGTACATTGAAATTTCAACCAGTTGAAAAACAACTAATCAAAGCGAGTGAAACGCTTGAAATATTTGCGCCTCTTGCTCATCGTCTCGGAATATCTACAATTAAATGGGAACTTGAAGACATTTCATTGCGCTATTTAAATCCACAACAATACTATCGTATAGTGAATTTAATGAAACGAAAACGTAATGAGCGCGAAGATTACTTAAACAATGTTATGGAAGGCATTAAAGTTGAACTGAAAAACGTTGAAATCGCGGCTGATTTATTTGGACGACCTAAACATATTTATAGCATTTATAAAAAAATGGTCGTACAGGACAAACAGTTTAACGAGATTTATGACTTACTTGCTGTTCGAATCACGGTTAATAGTATTAAGGATTGTTACGCTGTTTTAGGGATTATTCATACGTTGTGGAAGCCTATGCCTGGACGTTTCAAAGATTATATTGCTATGCCTAAACAAAACTTATACCAATCTCTTCATACAACTGTGGTTGGTCCACAAGGTGATCCTTTAGAAGTGCAAATTCGTACAGAAGATATGCATCGAATCGCCGAGTTTGGTTTAGCTGCTCACTGGGCTTATAAAGAAGGTAAAAAAGTAGAGTCATCGAATAAATCGGTTGATACTAAGCTTACATGGTTTAGAGAAATTTTAGAGTACCAAAATGATTCTTCAAATGCGGAAGAGTTTATGGAGTCACTTAAATTTGATCTATTCTCTGATATGGTCTATGTATTCTCCCCAAAAGGAGATGTCATGGAACTTCCAGCAGGATCGGTTCCTATTGATTTTGCCTATAGAATCCATTCAGAAATCGGAAACAAAACGATTGGATCAAAAGTAAACGGAAAAATGGTGCCACTTGATACCAAATTAAAAACAGGTGATATTGTTGAAATTTTAACTTCGAAACAATCTTTTGGCCCAAGTAGAGACTGGTTAAAAATAGCTCAATCGTCACAGGCTAAAAATAAGATTAAGCAATTCTTTAAAAAGCAATTACGTGACGATAATGTCCATAAAGGTCGCGAAATGATTGAAAAGGAAATTAAAGCTCAAGAGTTCGACATAAAAGAAGTATTAAACAATGAAAATATTAAACGTGTTTGTGCTAAATACAATTTCACAAGCGAAGAAGATATGTTTGCTGCGGTTGGTTTTAATGGAATTACTGCACAACAAGTCGTTAATCGCTTAGCTGAAAAAATGCGTAAAATTCGTGAGCAAGAAGAGGCGCTAGAAAAAATAACTAAAGAAATGCACACACCTCTAGTTCGAAAAGTCACGGAATCTGGTGTTATCGTAAAAGGAATTGATAATCTACTCATTCGTTTATCTAGATGCTGTCGTCCGGTTCCAGGCGATGAAATCGTCGGATTTATAACAAAAGGACGCGGGGTTTCTGTTCACCGAAATGATTGTCCAAATGTGGTTGTTGCAAAGGGTAACGAGCGAATCATTGAAGTGGAGTGGAGCGACCAATTAACGACGATGAATAGAAAAGAATATCAAGTTGATATTGAAATCTCTGCATTCGATCGTGCTGGTTTATTAAACGAAGTGATGCAAGTTGTCAATGAAAGTAAAACGAACATTTCGGCTGTTAGTGGGAAAGCCGATCGAGATAAAATTGCGACCATTCATATGACGCTTATGATTACAAATACAGCTCATTTAATAAAAATAGTAGAGCGTATTAAACAAATTCCCGATATTCATTCTGTGCAACGTATGACGAATTGA
- a CDS encoding adenine phosphoribosyltransferase: MDLKQYVTIVEDWPKPGIRFKDITTIMDNGDAYKYATDQIVEYAKLKNVDMIVGPEARGFIIGCPVAYAMAKGFAPVRKEGKLPREVITAEYDLEYGTNVLAMHKDAIKPGQRVMIIDDLLATGGTVEATIKLIEQMGGVVAGCAFLIELTYLDGREKLKGYDICTLMQY; encoded by the coding sequence ATGGATTTAAAGCAATATGTAACAATTGTTGAAGATTGGCCTAAACCAGGTATTCGTTTTAAAGATATTACAACAATTATGGATAATGGTGATGCTTACAAATACGCTACTGATCAAATCGTCGAGTACGCGAAATTAAAGAATGTAGATATGATTGTTGGACCTGAAGCACGTGGATTTATTATTGGGTGTCCAGTAGCATACGCGATGGCAAAAGGCTTTGCACCAGTTCGAAAAGAAGGTAAATTACCTCGTGAAGTGATTACTGCTGAATATGACCTTGAGTATGGTACAAACGTCTTAGCAATGCACAAAGATGCGATTAAACCAGGGCAACGTGTTATGATAATAGATGACTTACTTGCAACTGGTGGAACGGTAGAAGCAACTATCAAACTCATTGAACAAATGGGCGGCGTTGTGGCTGGTTGTGCTTTCTTAATCGAGTTAACTTATCTTGATGGACGCGAAAAGTTAAAAGGCTATGATATTTGTACTTTGATGCAATACTAA